From Sporosarcina sp. FSL W7-1349, a single genomic window includes:
- the mntR gene encoding transcriptional regulator MntR yields the protein MATPGMEDYIEQIYLHIEAKGEARVSDVAESLAVLPSSVTKMAQRLHREGYVVYERYRGLELTEKGMHFGEKLVRRHDLLEQFLRIIGVEEKNIYGDVEGIEHHLSWNAMDRITDLVEALKQDEEFVRKLNMGREKEGDWE from the coding sequence TTGGCTACACCGGGGATGGAAGATTATATCGAACAGATTTATTTGCATATCGAAGCGAAGGGGGAGGCGCGGGTATCGGATGTCGCGGAATCACTTGCCGTCCTTCCTTCCTCCGTCACGAAAATGGCGCAACGCTTGCATCGAGAAGGCTATGTGGTCTATGAACGGTATAGAGGACTCGAGTTGACAGAAAAAGGAATGCACTTCGGCGAGAAGCTCGTGCGGCGCCATGATTTGCTGGAGCAGTTTCTCCGTATTATTGGAGTAGAAGAGAAGAATATTTATGGAGACGTAGAAGGGATTGAACACCATTTGAGCTGGAATGCGATGGATCGGATCACCGACCTGGTCGAGGCGCTGAAACAAGACGAGGAGTTCGTCCGGAAATTGAATATGGGAAGAGAAAAGGAAGGCGATTGGGAATGA
- a CDS encoding lmo0937 family membrane protein: protein MGRIIWLLIVALIVFWVLGLVFKIGGGLIHLLLVVAGIIFVIQLFTGKRTV from the coding sequence ATGGGCCGAATTATTTGGTTGCTTATCGTTGCCCTGATCGTATTTTGGGTATTAGGGCTTGTCTTCAAAATTGGCGGTGGACTGATCCACCTCCTGCTCGTAGTTGCCGGAATCATTTTTGTCATCCAGCTCTTTACGGGAAAACGGACCGTGTAA
- a CDS encoding GNAT family N-acetyltransferase translates to MHLEEWTMEEQEQLIHFMTTNTWPYHGIPRPGRDMIEKAIEEGGYESDEVKTFWVENEEGEKVGIVKIYDLQDEIPLFDLRIGDASRGFGYGPKALRLVAEYVFGLKEKKIRLEGHTRQDNLAMRKTFERAGFVKEAHLRNAWFSPKENKYYDAVTYGITREDFIMGTTTPVIWEDGDKPKAFVSPRRIPDFPESFESERLLIRAPRIEDAPDALHAIQRSLEGLRKWMPWAQPEPELHMTEESLRKAMANFITRQDLRFHIYHKETGEFIGSSGLHRIDWSIPKFEIGYWLSKDFQGNGYMTEAVVRIEQFAFERLGARRVEIRCDEANMKSRRVAERAGFVLEGVLKQDSLSPDGNVLRNTCIYAKID, encoded by the coding sequence ATGCACTTGGAAGAATGGACGATGGAAGAGCAGGAGCAGCTGATCCATTTCATGACGACGAACACATGGCCCTATCATGGAATTCCACGCCCTGGCCGCGATATGATTGAAAAGGCAATTGAAGAAGGCGGTTATGAATCGGATGAAGTGAAAACCTTCTGGGTGGAAAATGAAGAAGGGGAAAAAGTCGGCATCGTGAAAATCTACGACTTGCAAGATGAGATTCCGCTCTTCGATCTGCGAATCGGGGATGCCTCGCGCGGTTTTGGCTATGGTCCGAAAGCGCTCCGGCTCGTCGCGGAGTATGTATTCGGATTGAAAGAGAAGAAAATCCGATTGGAAGGCCATACCCGCCAAGACAATCTAGCTATGAGAAAAACATTCGAACGGGCCGGGTTTGTTAAGGAGGCTCATTTACGGAATGCTTGGTTCTCGCCAAAGGAAAATAAGTATTATGATGCCGTTACATATGGAATCACCCGAGAAGACTTCATCATGGGAACGACGACGCCTGTTATTTGGGAAGATGGGGACAAGCCTAAGGCCTTTGTGTCGCCACGGCGCATTCCGGATTTTCCGGAATCATTTGAATCGGAACGTCTTCTAATCCGGGCTCCTAGAATAGAGGATGCACCCGATGCGCTACATGCGATCCAACGCTCATTGGAAGGGCTGCGGAAATGGATGCCGTGGGCGCAACCGGAACCCGAGCTACATATGACGGAGGAAAGTTTGCGAAAGGCAATGGCGAACTTTATTACGAGGCAAGACTTGCGGTTTCATATTTACCATAAAGAAACAGGGGAATTCATCGGTTCTTCCGGTCTCCACCGGATCGATTGGTCCATCCCGAAATTCGAAATTGGGTATTGGCTGTCAAAGGATTTTCAAGGAAATGGCTATATGACGGAGGCCGTTGTTAGAATTGAACAGTTTGCTTTTGAACGACTGGGAGCAAGGCGGGTGGAGATCCGTTGTGATGAGGCGAATATGAAAAGTCGCCGGGTTGCGGAGCGGGCGGGCTTCGTCCTGGAAGGCGTTTTGAAACAGGATAGCTTGTCGCCTGATGGAAATGTTTTACGGAATACATGCATCTATGCGAAAATAGACTGA